The nucleotide window tcacctatcattcttgtaagtcccttattttgttacctggagggtaacgggtattagttggtagcgctacttagttttggcaccctcacatcgctcctagataggacggatgtgaactaatgacccagtcgtggcccagtactagataggagtacgtgggaagggcagtcatgtacatcaggagccgtcttgttcggaattgagatattaacaatattacttgcattggttattgaactgttttacattcaactggtaacaaaggttttcttaaactgtgaactcgccagctttgtctgatacacttgttacatgctcacaggtcgttaggtatcttggatgtcacacccccaaaatccacacgcggagtaccaccgcttggggcgtgacgcgaccaggatcaagccatcaatcatattgaacatagcataatataattaatatagtttgtaaaacccaaatcaatacgactgatgttccaaaccaaacatagtatcaatagcggaagcgtaataataaaaatccaaagtAAAATTAGGAGTTCAATTGTTTAATCATAAAGTCTGCGTTCCAGATCCCACAACGatccgctcctccagtgcaagctccataagtacctaaggtcctgcaaggcatgcagcagagagtcaacaactagttgagcgagttcacagttaacagttcagtaatagtatggtatgagtaatagtatgttcgttcgtttatatcatgtatcatatttccatcgcggcctcccaggcaggtgtgcgaagatattaggggatattcctcccaagtattctagactaggtttattagtatcgcggcctaccaggcaggtgtgcgaagatgttagcaagtttagttcgcggccttccaaaggcaggtgtgcgaagtcagtcataatatcgcggccaacccttggcaggtgtgcgaagatcagttcaataggtgttactagtctagtcggtTTGTATTCGTTAGGTTCAATCATCTAAGTATACACAATAATCCattaaatcccattcccacccgggaacccatgccttggctgtgtgaactcaccttgggtttgctcggtatgctaagtaatGCTCAAAGTAAATCACTCACGTCCTACAGTGTGTACACATATGCAATCAGTTTAGACTCGCAAGGTTTCATATATAGCTTGGCAGTTATCATTATGTTTGGATGTCTATCCGAAGCGGTAGGCAAACGAATGCTTGGAGTGATAACTGGTGTTCTTGCAGTCCTCTAAGATCATTCATCTCTCCTCGGGCAATTGCTAATGCGGGTTTAAATATTCGGTCAACGGTTGCGGATATTATAGATGGTACCGGCCAATGGAAATGGCCTCAAGCTTGGTTAGATATCTTTCCGGTGCTTATAAACATCCCTTCTCCGCATCCGCTTGTTGAAATAACTGATCGATGTAGTTGGAAAGATTTGGAAGGGAACCTTTGTCATTTTCGGTCGTGGGAGGTTTGGAATACTTTGCGACGTAGGGGTGATAGGGTTGATTGGGTTGAATCTATCTGGTTCAGCCAATGCATTCCTCGGCACTCTTTTCATTTATGGCTAGTGATGAATAATAAGCTAAAGACACAAGACAGGATGGCTACTTGGGAAGCGGGTAGTGCTACTAATCTGATTCTTATGTGTTGTCCTCTTTGTTACCATGATCGGGATTCTAGAGACCACCTGTTCTTTCAATGCCCTTTTGCTACGGAAGTTTGGGAATCTGTAAGGAAAATGGTCAACATGGAGAATGTCAATAACACATGGTCATCGGTTATGCAGTGGATGGTTCAAAATGCAACCACTCGAACGATTGATCGGATTGTTGGGAAGATCCTTATTGCGGCTACTACATACTACGTATGGCAGGAGAGGAATAGCCGATTGTTTTCTAGTGTCGAACGCACACCGGATATGCTTTCACATGTCATCATCTCTACGGTTAGATTGAAGATTATGGGGTTCAAGCTTGGGAGTGATCGGAAGCACCGTAAAGTATTGGATACTTGGCAGATTTCGATGAAGAACTTGGATTGTGACCCGGGCTAGAGTGTGTTTGGTTCGGGTCTTCTTTTGATAGAGGCTTTGTTGTCGGGCTTTGTTTTTATTTTCCTGGTTGTTTTGTTTTGTCGTTGATTGTTTCCTTGGATGTTCTAGTCTTGGTTTGTCCTGACTAGTAGTGTGTGTCAATAGCGTGGCACACCCTGTTCTTTTTTGGTTTGGTGATTTATAAAAttaaccggggtaaccctttacccaaaaaaaaaaaaaaaaaagcagttTCATGTAACTCATGTTTATAAACAAGTCCTTTACCGTTTGTACTAACCATAACTATTTAATAACTCACTTAACTGAGTTAACAAGGTTAACGGGATTATCATATATAGCAGAATTACATTTTTACAAAGTTACATGCATACTTAACAGAGTTAGCATGTTTGACAGTAACAAACTAACATCGTTAATCGACTAACAAAGTTAACTAGTAGAGTTGTATACCCAACAGAGTTGTAACTTTAATTAACAAAGTTAATTATATCCCCAAGAGACTAAAAAGTTATCATATGTAAGTTAATTAATAAAGTCAACAAAATAAACACTTGGGCCGAAAACAATTTTGGGCGAAAACACTAATGGGCCGAAAACTCTTATAGCCGAAATCACTTATGGTCGAAATCtatttgggccgaaaacactttgGCCGAAATCACAGTTGGGCCGAAAACACATTGGGCCGAAAACATTTATGTGTTTTCGTGGGGAACAGGGATTTCGtgggggcggggggggggggggggtttcgccAGCTACAAGAATCAGTTACGCAGCAAAGCAAAAtcttaatcatcatcatcatattcaaTCATCGTGTTCACAGAGTTCATTCGGTTCAATAATCAATATTCATAACTAGTATTCAGttggttaatatatatatatgtatgaaatCGAATACTAATGTCATGCCAATATCATCTAGATCATCAATTGCAGACTCACACAGTTGAACGTCTCATCTATTATACATAACAGTTTGTGAACAACCACATAGGTATGCATACATAACGATTAAGCAATCATACATGCCAGATCATCCAAACATGATTACATCGAAATCATACGATAAGCATCTTAGTTAACAGAAACATGTAAGTCACTAACCAGAGATCAAACAAGAAGGGTTTGGCTCGACCGAAGAGAAgggctgccgtcgggttccaagggtAGAGGGAGGATGCGAGAGGTGGTTAGGGTTTGCTTGCCGAATATCGTTTATGCGTAAAGATTAATACCAATACGTTTAATAGATCgatactgggccaaagcccattttTGATTTCGTTGATCAGCTAgtggacgaaaacacatattGTGTTTTCGGCCATGGGGTTTTCGTGAGGGGTGTTTGGCATGATCCACTAAATAACTCAACAACCCAAATGTTAACCAACCTACAATCTTATCAGCAACACACTCATGCACATCAAAAGTAACACATCATTCACAACTATGGTTTAGCATATTACAAACGTGTTCCGTTGCGAAATAACTAGTCAtgtaaacaaacaatccaaacaattaCGTGTAATAAATGCAAAGATAGAAAttgtggaaattcgagttgtcacattatccccaacttagaagaaatttcgtcccgaaatttggtacgcactcactgaggaagctaggtaggttgtatcgtttactggttttcctggggtgtcacatcatccccccgttgatttggaatttcgtcccgaaattctgtagtagtagcttcagcctcagcagtggttgcacggttttcgaataactggggatacttttctgtcatctggtcttcgcgttcccaggtgtactctgggccacgacgagagttccaacaaactcgaacaagagggattctcttgtttttgaggaccttcacatcccggtctgtgatctcgactggttcctcgacgaactgcaaccgctcgtcgatagtgagttccttaaaaggaactatgagggtctcatctgacagacatttcttcagattcgacacgtggaatacgttgtgaactgcaccgagttcagctggtaggtttagcttgtaggccactttgcctattttctcaatgatctcgaatggtccgacgtatcgcggatttagtttgccccgtttgccaaaacgaaccacacccttccagggtgagactttaagtaaaacccggtctccgacctgaaattccaacggtttcctacgcttatccgcgtatgctttctgacggtcgcgtgctgccgccatgcgttgtcgtatttgtgcaatcttttccgtggcgtccactacaatctctggacccgtaatctgactatcccccacctctgcccaacagagaggtgaccggcatttacgtccgtacaatgcctcgaatggagcggcttgtatgctggtgtgataactgttattatatgagaactccaccaaagagaggtgcttttcccagccgttgccgaaatcgatgacacatgctcgaagcatgtcttcaagagtctggatcgttcgctcagactgcccatccgtctgaggatgatatgctgtgctcatatctaaccgtgagccgaaagatttgtgcatcgcttgccataactctgacgtgaatcgtgcatcgcgatccgaaatgatggaggtgggcaccccgtgcctcgaaacaacttccttaagataaacgtctgcgagagtggagaacttatccgtttcctttatcgccagaaagtgtgcagacttggtgagtcgatccacgatcacccatatggtatcattcccacgctgggatctgggtaggcctgtaacgaaatccatggaaatttcttcccacttccattgtggtatcgggttgttgaagtagacccgctggtttctgatattccactttgacccttgcacaggtcaaacacttgccgacgtaagtagcgatgtgggccttcatgcttggccaccagtatgttgttttgagatcgtggtacattttatccgaccctggatgtaccgagtagcgagacttgtgagcttcatccatcacaagttctcgtaatccgccataaagtgggacccaaatacgccccgttacatagtaggcgccgtcttccttttgttccattcgttgccttgagccgcgtaaggcttcagccatgacgttttcgggtttccatgcttctatctgagcagctcgtatctgtgcaggaagactggactgaatagtaagctgtagcgctcgcacgcgcttaggtagagtgtctttccgactgagggcgtcagccacaacattggccttgcctggatgatacttgatggcgcattcgtagtcgttcagtagttcaacccatctccgttgacgcatgttcaaatccttttgcttaagaatatgctcgagactcctgtgatcggtgtaaattgtgcacctggtaccgtacaggtagtgtcgccatatcttaagcgcgaaaacaacagctcccagctctaaatcgtgcgtcgtgtagttccgttcatgaactttgagttgtcgcgaagtgtaggcaataactttatcccgctgcatcaatacacaaccaagcccctgtatcgatgcgtcacaatagaccacggaatcttccgtgccctctggcaatgagagaataggcgcgctgcaaagcctatcctttagatactgaaaagccgtttcctgagaatctccccaacggtaggtgacacccttctgtgtcagtagtgtgagcggctgtgcaatcttggagaagtctttgataaaccgtctgtagtaacccgccaaacccaagaattggcgtatttccgttggtgtacgcggtgcaggccagttcctgatcgaatctaccttggatggatcgacatgaatcccatccctgttcaccacatggcctaagaagtggacttcacgaagccagaagtcgcatttggaaaacttggcgtacaattgctcttttctaagaagttccaagatcaatcgtaggtgttgctcgtgctcctcttgactcttggagtaaatcagaatgtcgtcgatgaaaacgatgacgaacttgtctagatagggtttacacaccctgttcataaggtccataaatacggcgggcgcgttcgttaacccgaatggcatgacaagaaactcgtagtggccgtaacgagttctgaatgcggttttggagacgtcctcatcccggactctcagctgatgatac belongs to Helianthus annuus cultivar XRQ/B chromosome 5, HanXRQr2.0-SUNRISE, whole genome shotgun sequence and includes:
- the LOC110942974 gene encoding uncharacterized protein LOC110942974; the protein is MSIRSGRQTNAWSDNWCSCSPLRSFISPRAIANAGLNIRSTVADIIDGTGQWKWPQAWLDIFPVLINIPSPHPLVEITDRCSWKDLEGNLCHFRSWEVWNTLRRRGDRVDWVESIWFSQCIPRHSFHLWLVMNNKLKTQDRMATWEAGSATNLILMCCPLCYHDRDSRDHLFFQCPFATEVWESVRKMVNMENVNNTWSSVMQWMVQNATTRTIDRIVGKILIAATTYYVWQERNSRLFSSVERTPDMLSHVIISTVRLKIMGFKLGSDRKHRKVLDTWQISMKNLDCDPG